Part of the Vigna angularis cultivar LongXiaoDou No.4 chromosome 1, ASM1680809v1, whole genome shotgun sequence genome, aaaaaaaaatcactaaaacaCACATCACTCTGCCCAAAAGGTTTTGTTTCACTGCAAAAAGTTAAATTGAGGAGAAAAATTTGAATTccaaaagaatataaaaaattaacctatttttattatttattaaatttattaaacacataaaatataattgccggtaaatatgagaaaaagaaacattCAACATATCCACTATGCGTAACCACACAGACTATATTTTAATACTAGTGATTATAATATAAAGtgacaagaataaaaaatttcactaatctgaaaatttattaagattaaatcaatttagaaagaaataatcaaattggacaattgttgatataaattattattttgaactaaaatgaacaaaataaaaaacaaacaattaaactgCACTAATCTATATATTTTGTGTTTGTGTTagttaaaatattcatataaccgtgttaatattctttttaaaaaaatatttagcaaaaataaaaatgaaactagTCAGtgtatctattattttaaattaaacaatttaatattcatttataaaataattaaatatattaataattaaattgcaTGTCAATATCCTttctttatttcaatttcaCGCTCATCTCACCTTTACTTCAacgaaaaaaattgtaataataactAAACATTATCCTCTAATCATACTTCAGTGTCTATACTaagtttattgaattttataataattaatttgaaagttATACTGTAATAGGTCAAACAGAatgaaagtataaaatattttacaccaATATATACtgttaaattctttattttacaattatcTGTCTTTCATcccatttatattttatattttctctcaTGTAAGGACTTGAAAATAGAGTAAATGGTGCTTTAAATTAATAGGATCCGGCTTTAATTGGACTTTTAAAACATTCTGGTCCACTAGCTCAACACACTGCTCTCTCTACAAACTCAGTTTCAGATTTTCTCCACCTTTTCTCTACaacatctcctccttctctcttccatttcttccCTTTGAGCCACTGAATTTCTGTGTAGGTGGTGCCAAAACGTCCGCAGCGTAGAGAACTTCGGAACCATCCGATTAGTTTTGGGTTTTAAGTTGGTAAGTCCCTCCATGCAAGCCCTTCTTTGTCCTTGAACTAGCACATGCAATCTCTGTAGTTGCATGTGACTTGtgctttcatttttcttccgTTTTTCCACTATATTTTAGCCCTAAGAGTTGTTTCTGTCACCAGTGTTCTGTAGGGTTTATTGAGTTCTCACAACTCAAGGTATTGTTGAGGCGAGTCTTTGGGTTGAGCTGTGAAAACTTGAGGTAAGGGGGAGCTAGCTTCTTTTCTATGAGTTGTATGAACAATATAGGTGCTGAAATCTGTAATATTCTGCtgtttggattatattttaGGTTTTGAGTGTATGAAATGGTACGTACTGTCATGTTCATATGTGAATCTATGAAACTATGTTATGATGTTTGAAATTGATTTGGATGGGTTTGGAATTGTTATAATTGATCAATTGGAAGTGAGTGAAGTGTGAAATCTGTATAACCTTGGTTGGATAGAAAATTTGGAGCTTCTATAGTTCTTAGGtcactttgagaggaagtgaggttgTGACTTTGAGTACTGGAGGTTGTGGGTGTGTTTGGGCTGTTTGGGTGGCTCAGATAGGTCAATTTGGACTTGTTAGGAATCTCAAAATGGTCTAAAACGAGTTAGAAGTATTAGAATTggatttgggtccctaagttgttgattttggtgttcTAGGATAGAAATCGAGTCTAAATAACTTTAGAATTGTAGTAGGAACGTTTATAATCATCTAGACAAGTCTAATTGGGTGTAATACAGGAAttaggggtgttagaagttgataaAAGCGCCTATAATTGGTAAAGTgtgtgagttgcataattctgcagaattcgtgttctgcagattatgcagactcgctatgcgagctgtctcgcatagcgagaccctgTAGAGAGTGCTCATTGTCTGAGTCATTCGCTGTGCGAGCTGGTGCATTATGCGAATGACCAGAGTgtgttgctctctgtttgtggATTCGCCTGGCGAATCCTGTCGTTGTGCGACTGATGGTGGTCCGGAACCACGACCTATTTAATTCGAAAGGCGAGTGGCGCATAGCGAGAGTTTCAGGGGGGTTGGTCTCTGTCTTGTCTCTCGCATAACGacctgggtgcgctatgcgagaggttgAAGGTCTGATGCACGctgcgagttaattcgcatagcgaattatgtgggtgcgctatgcgagggaCATGAGGTACAACACCGCAGTGAGTTAATTCGCCTTGCGAGTgggggtgcgctgtgcgaatccTTTGGGTCCAGTCTTCTCTTTTGCTCTTGCTTTGGGTGAACCAAGTGTATGGAATGATTGAAATGCATAGCATGATGGTAGTAATGTTATTGAACTGATAGTATGTGATGGTATGAAACATGTTTGGTGGTTGAATGTAacaagtatggttgatggacgtaattccatggatctctaAGGAGGCTACATGGTAGTGCCCTATAGTATTGGGCGTAGTTCATggtcttcaaggagaagattcatggtggtgcccttagtgtttataatgatttgcatggtagctcagtcttgggggttatcctggaACTACAATGGTtgatcattctcaagtagagaggattgaaccatgtcgtgagtagtagcaggaggtcctagtcttgggtgcttccagtatggcccaagatgagtgataacggactaacctcgtgagtgtggtagggtgaaacccattggcaatggctttgcaaagcagtagaggccaccacgagtgcacgacccgccatagctcgacaatcattctaagtctggacgagtcaagtttaagtgcaaTAAGTCATGTTTGTGTAGTGTAATGTATCTGTCTTTACTTGTATGTTGCCCGTGACTACTATAACATGagttttatatctagctcacccttgcttttgtgtttgtgttttgcttgggtatgcttttcttttgcaatgatcatccacttggatgtgagcagaggcggatgaggtgcctctggagcaggctttggaggaagaCAATGCTGCTGCTTAGTTTCACTAGGACTTTAAGTGGttcttatcttttcaaataCTCTAgtatgtttaagttttaaattatgactCAATTCAGGATGACTGTAAGCTTAACAAACTGTATTTAGAGTATACTTTAActgttctcttttatttaaatgtggACTTACTATATTATATGCTTTTACGTGGATGTTACATATTCAAATTACATTTTAGTTGTGAAAacacatattttttaatcaaattaaatatactaattcttaaataatacatttctttaagtaaaaattattatgtagaagataaatttattcattcttatagtaattttagaaattataataacataaaaatcttatcattattattatattttacccaagttatttttatcatttgaaGTTTTGATCTGATCATGAATGTATCTTGCTTGCTAACACTTCCCTTGTCGGTAGTCAAATGATTCCCTTGTCCAAAGCTTTCTCTCCAAGTCATTAGTTGTAGTACCAGGAAAAGCACATAGAAAAAACCacacctctctctctctctctctcttattttcCTGCTGTTACCCCCACTCTCCCACCCAAAaaattccttcttctctttaatCTGCTCCACACTCAACCCTACAGACTTTCCACACTATCATCAACACAACACAGTAACCCTAAATACTACCCTTTCAAATACAACCTTGCCCTTTTGCTACAATTTGGGggcaaaagtgagaaaaaggGCACCCAAAACACATATGCTAGGTTGAAATCGACACCCATTTTGGAAATCCCCATATTTCTCATCTTTCCTCTCAAACCCACCAATGTCTTCCCATTTTCAACTATTTGAAACTtgaatttcttcaaaaagactcaattttttttctctcttttcagttaaagttgtgttttttatttttatttcaaactcCTGTCTCCCATGTCGACACCTTTTGTTCAACAGCCACCATCCATAGAAATAACCCAGCAAGCATACACCACCCATTTGGATCACGGGTCGGTTGGACCTGTCATAGCGGTTCTAGCAGTCATCACCGTCTTAGGTGTCATTGCTGGCATGATTGGTAGGCTCTGTTCGGGTCGTCGGATCATGGGTCACGGAGAGTTTGATGTAGAAACTTGGATTGAGACCAAATGCTCCTCTTGTGTCGATGGCAGAATCGCACCACCTCCTCTTCCACCTCCTCTGCCGCCGGAACCTGTCATCCAGGACTTGTCGTCTGTCCAAGCCCCTCAAGAGATCAAAGTAGAACAACATCCAAGGCAAAACTTACATGCCCACAGTGATAGTTAATTCACTACTATTTCCTAGTTTAAGGTAGTCCTAGCTTATTGttgatattatatttgaaaatgttaaaaagaaaGCACTTGGATCCATCAATTTAGGCAGTGACatgttatttttcaatttaaatttacattttatctAGATGATCATTAAATTAACCGTTGTTATCTGggtaaaatattcattttaattagaaaatgacATCAGCATTGTCTATGCtatgataatataatttatgttctATTGATTCTCTTAGCTTCTTCAGTTAAGTTCTTTAGAGTATCTGCATTTTTCTCCAAAGTGAGAGCTTTGAATGAGAAGTTGGTGAATTTGGTATCTCATGATGATTGTTTTTTAAAGACTTATTTTGTTCTGTTTTGAGTTACATGAAATTATGAATGGTCTTTAAAGGAGGCAGTTGAAGCTTTGAATTTCTTAGGTGAatgatttgtttgttttgaagaTGAGTTATTCAGGTGGTCCTTAGAtgtttgcattgagctttgaaTGATCACTGTTATTTTTAGTGTTTGGTAAATATTTCTCTTTTGAGTGCTTCGATGAAAATGGAGATGTTATTGATTAGAGTACTACTTTTGTGAACCATCCTCGTTGGATTCTCAGACGGTGAGCTGTGGACTAATTATGAAACATCACTTTTGGAGAGACAGAAAAGACAAAGAAAGTGTACTTTCTAGGTCTTGTTTTATTAGTCTCTACATATTTTTATGCtgcatatttataatttaaattaagtcTGAAAAGTTAATGTGAATAGCTTACTCTTTATGTTAAAAATGtaggttttaaaattttaaaacaggGGCATATATTGGTGTTTGAAACTCTATAAAAGGATCTCAATTTAGGTTTTAGTAGTCTTTTATTATACTTAATtcaatctaatttatttttttattggattagAGAGTTAAATAATTTGGTCacagtttttaatttcttttcattattttttaaaatatatcctttgagttctagaataattttttatttgatttaattatattatttgatatttgagtaatttaatattttagatgataaaataatatttatattattattttataattctagATATCTTCATGATTTAATATGCAAAGTTTGTCATTGAATCAATAAGAGGTCGAGTTTATTTTTGTCAGGTGGTACTACCATAAAAGGCTTTTTCAGGTTTGATATTGCTTTTATtgtttgttaataataatttgacGTTATAcaagttatataaaattatattaggaAATTTTTTTGACGTAAATTGGATCTAAGAATATTTTATGGAAATTTACGTAAATTTCCAGTACATTAAacacaataacaataataaataaagagatAATTACAATAGAAACATTCATACATTTTTGTTATTAAGAGTCCAAAAAATTCAgagatataaaaaacatatctTAATTACACACTTAActcataaaaatatcaatataattgGAGTAATCACCATAAACATTCACAACCATGAGAAACCTATTAATAATAAATGGAGACATTATTAAGTTCCATAAAAACAATCGTGATTTCAATATAAGTTAAATAAAGATTTAGACAACTAATCAATAAAGCTTCCACTAGACCCATGGTTTTCACCGGAGAAGAAAGAAATTGCGCACTTAAATTTTCCAGAaagaagggagaaagaaaaattaatttagtttgattATATCCTATTGAGTTACCGTCTTATTCATCACAATGAATTCcttaattttaaatgattaacCAACAcattataaatatacatattttattattaaattttaataattctataatttttaccaataaactttaaatgacattaattgtattatctaaatcttaaaattatacACTATATATCTTTCTGTTGACGGATGGATTTGTGATGGCATTGATAGTAAGGTGATTTGCCgttagaataaaaatttaaatatgttttaaattattcattttatattttattttagaattatactacttatgttaattttatttttacactttTAATGTGAAATCCAAAAACcttcatcttttgttttttcttcttcgtaaatttcttctttttgtttttactcTTACTTCTTTATTCATTGTTCTAAATTCCATCTATTTGATTCTAACATATTATATAACAGGCCAAGAGTTTAtgatcatttttaatttattaacttcTTTAATAAAAGTAAGTTCTTATTTGTTCTCAAAATCTTTtattctatttctatttttttttaaattttcatcattcacttttgttGGGTTAGTTTAGAAAAGTCATTAtctaaatttattaagtttaatgaTTCGGTAGGTACTAATTTTGGAGCAAAATCTTAAATAGGATCCCTACTTATTGGTTTTCTCAatttttgaataattgaaacaaatagagtcatgccgttaaattggacaaacACCGTTAGACTGACGTATACGTGACATGTTGACGGTAGTGTTTTAAATGACGTGGCAAGAATTAACTTAGTCTGACatgaattattgtttttttaaaattaaagaaattgagaaaagttatttaaactcagttgtttttaaaaattagggattttgttcattttaattaCACTTAGCCCCTTTGTTCGAATTAAgatttgcaaaaataaattgGAGAAAACTGAGTGCTTTTTCAAATTAGGATTCCTTTAGAATCAAAGTTTGTCCTTCTCGCCGCTGATCTACATTAGAGAGAGAAACTGAAGTTAGAAAGAGAcggagaaagagaaaataactAACTAGAATTTTTATTTACCATCCTCGTTGAACTCCATCGAACTAACTTCACATTTTCACCACGAATCCTCCATCGTCATCACGCAACATTGCCTAGACGAACCTACAACCAGATTTGTTACCCAGAAAACCTAAGACGTAGCAAACACAACAAACCCAGAATCGCGTCAGCCTCCAAAATCGTGTTTATCTTTTTCGTGCTCCATGGACGCAACCTGCAGGGAATTCAGAACAAAAGAAGAAACCTCCAATTTGTCAAAGCAACCACCACAAATCGCCATTCAGAGTCGTGAAACAGAATCATAAAATCGTGTCACTTCGCGTAGCCCTAATTCGCGACGCAAAAGCTCATCCATAGCCACCGAGAACCTGCGAAAACCAAATTATAAACCCTAATCGTGGGTCTTCATCATGTCGTCAACATCTACATCCTCTTCAACGCAGAAGAACGATAAGCCTGGAACGTGAGTCGCGTCTTCTCCTCCATGCTCACGTGACAATGTAAGaacctaaatatatatatatatatatatatatatatatatatatatatatatatatatatatatatatatatatattaaaagatgaTGGGGGtgaaaaaaaatggataaaagGAATGTGACTTTGGAGGAGAGCACGCGGATGTCCACAAATGGAGGGTCCCCTTTGCTTACTTTTGGCACATATTGATTAAAGAAAGTCAAAAATGAAAAGGGTCCAGAGGGGGACAATGataatcatcatcttcttaTTGGACACGACACTGAGGATGGAAGGGGACGACTGAGGTTCATCCAGCAGCACAAGGAAAGGGGATTAACTTCTTCATTTTAAGGACACATGAGGGAGGGAAGAAGAAGGGGGGAACAGAATAAGCTAGACACGGTTTAGCAGAGAGCAGAAAGCTGCAAGGGAGCTGGAATATACACAGTCTAGTAGAGATATACAGTAGGGGTTGGACAGAGGGCTGGAACAGTAGAGGAGAAACATAGTACAGAGATTGAGGGATACTGTTGAGTCACCTTGAACCATAGGAATTCAATTCTGGTGCTACCCAAGCGTCCGCGGAGTAGAGGGCTTCATTTCTACCGAACGTTTTCTTCTTTCCGATCGGGGCAGGTTGAGTTCTTAGCTGTGGGCAGTTGCAATAGATGTGCTTGAAGAAacccaggtaaggggagctagatccttTTCTATAGGTTGTAGGAATAATACATGTGTTGAGATCTGTGATATTCTGTTGTTTGATGAACAATTTTGTGTTTAGAGTGACCTTGTTTCGTATGAATCTGTATGAGTGATTATAGAACTGGGTTGTTGAAAAAGGATATGGGGAAAAAAGGATAGAAATGATGCCCTGGAGTCTGGTTGcgattctgcataattctgcagaatgcgaaaggtagcgttcggtcaaaTGGTTAGTtgttaccgttcggtcaggACTAAATGGATACTGTACGGTTAAGTATTGATTTAGTACCAATCGGTCAGGAATTGAtttagtaccgttcggtcaagaATTGATTTAGTACCAATCGGACAGGAATTGATTTAGTACCATTCGGTCAGGCATTGATTTAATACTGTTCGGTTAGGTGCTGATGTGGTACCGTTCGGTTAGGTGTTGATTGGTACCGTTCGGTTAGGCATTGATCTGGTATCGTTCGGTCATGTGTTAATTTGGTAGCGCTCGGTCATATGTAACGCTCGGTCTTGAtggtgctcgttctcaagtaacgctcggtcttagtaacgatcggtcttagtggtggtcttgatagcgttcggtcaagactctaagtgttcggccaaaAAGGCTCTAAGTGTTCGACCTCATAGTGTTCGACCTAATAGTGTTCGATCTAATAACGTTCGGcctaa contains:
- the LOC108341391 gene encoding uncharacterized protein LOC108341391 → MSTPFVQQPPSIEITQQAYTTHLDHGSVGPVIAVLAVITVLGVIAGMIGRLCSGRRIMGHGEFDVETWIETKCSSCVDGRIAPPPLPPPLPPEPVIQDLSSVQAPQEIKVEQHPRQNLHAHSDS